The segment CAAAAAGATGAAACAAATGGTCGACAGCTCGGAGGAGGAAGACGAAGACGATGGGGAAGAAGTTAAGGATCTTATTGACGATAATCCCATCGAGGAAGAGGATTCCGGAGAAGATTCTGACGAAGGTCCGAGTAAACGGAAGAAGAGCGATGACGAGGATGAACTAGATGATCGATTGGAAGACGAGGATTACGATCTTATTGAGGAAAATTTGGGTGTAAAAGTTCAAagagtaagattttttattgaaaaaattaaaaatttgaagttaatttggtaaatttttgtagaaacgGTTCAAACGTCTTCGAAAAATCCAAGATGAAGAGAGTGATCAAGAAGAAGCTGATGAGAGTTTGAATCGAGAAGTCATTGCGGATCAACTTTTCCAAGGATCTGATGatgtaagttaaaaaaatttgggatTTGACTTGAATTAATcgcttttttcattcattcatgctTTCATTCACATGAAAAATAGGAGCCAGaggtagtttttttaaaaagtcatttgcTTTCTtcataatattcaaatttttttgaaaaatttaaatttttaaaaaaattattttttctaaaaaaaattttgatttaaaaaaataatttttataaaaatttaattttttaaaattttttttctatcaaaatttaaatttaaaaaaacaaaaaaatttaaaaataataaaaaaaaaattaaaaaaattaaaaaaaaaaaaaagttcaattttagaaaaaaaattaaatttaaagaaaaaaaaaaattttaatttttaaaaattttaatttttcaaaaaattttaaattaaaaaaaaaaaaatttttaaaataaaaaaaaaaaaatttaaaaaaaaaaatttttaaaaaaaaaattaaatttcaaaaaaaaaaattaaattttatttttaaaaatttttaatttttataaaaaaaaattttaaattataaaaaaaaaaattaaataaaaaaaaaatttttcaaaaatgtttctttaattttcaaaaaaaaatttataacaaaaaaatttttaaaaaaaaaaattaagttttcaaataaaaaaaaaattaaaaaaaatttcaagttttcaaaaacaaaatttaatttattttatacttttatagaaattaattaatttaatttaagacaaaaattaaattttatagaaaacaattcctaatttttcattaaaaaataattttaaaattaatttaattttaattttgaattttattttaataatttttaaattaattattttttttaattttttaggaggAAGAACGTCAATCCGAACGAAGCCATCGCCCAGTTGAAAACTTGGAAAACCTCGACGACTCAGGCGAAGAAGAATCCGATGCCGATGATTTcatcgtcgacgacgacggagtCCCCTTAActgagaaaaagaagaagaaaaagcgtCCCATGTTCACGGATGCCTCCTTGCAAGAAGGTCAGGACATTTTCGGCGTGGATTTCGACTTTGAAGAATTCGAAAAATACGACGACGAGGAAGAATATGAGGACGAATCGGAACCCGACGAGTACGAAGAGGACGGAGAAGAGCGCGAAAAACGCCCAAAAAAAGCAGCTCGGAAAcgcatcaataaaaaatccatttttgacatttacgaacCGAGCGAATTGAAACGCGGGCACTTTACTGACTTGGATaatgaggtaaaaaaaaatatttttttaaaaaataatttttcatataaatttttttttagattcgtAAAACTGACATCCCCGAACGGATGCAATTGCGCGAAGTACCCATAACAGCAGTGCCTGAAGGCTCCAACGAACTCGACGAAGAGGCAGATTGGATTTACAAACAGGCATTTTGCAAGCCGCCAATTTCGCAGCAAGCGGAAAAGCGACAGCAGAACAACGATTCGTGGGATACAAATCAACAAACGAAGAAACCTCTTTCAACAATCCCGAAAATCAAGCAAGCACTGGATTTCATGCGAAACCAACAACTCGAGGTTCCTTTTATCGCTTTTTACCGCAAAGAATACGTGCAACCCGAGCTAAATATCACCGATTTATGGAAAGTTTACAAATGGGACGCCCGCTGGTGTCAACTTTTCACGCGAAAACGTCGCCTAGTCGAACTTTTCAAGAAAATGCAAGAATACCAAACGGACAAATTGATGGCAAATCCCGATGCCCCCATCCCGGATGACGTTCTTGTCATCAAAGACGACGACATTGACAACGTTTATTGCGCCCAAACACCCGAAGAGCTCAAGGACATCCATAATCACTTTCTGCTGTATCACGCGCACGAAATCCCGAACATGCGCGAAGCGTGGCGTCGCAAGGAAAAGGAAcgtaaaaagttggaaaaaatcGCCGCGCGTCGTAAGGAGCTGGAAAACTTGGAAGAAGGTGCTGAACCGCCTCCGCCAATCCAATCTGACGACGAAGGCATCGCCGACACCGAAGATTTGGACCAACTGAAGATAAAAATGGATTCTGGACCTTATTCCATGTGTCGCAAAGCCGGATTAGCTTCGTTGGCGAAAAAATTCGGTTTGCGCCCGGAACATTACGCCGAAAATTTGCGCGATAGTTATCAGAGACACGAAGTTGACCAAGAACAACTCGATCCGACGGAAGTAGCGAAGCAATATATTTCACCGAAATTCGGTACGGTCGAAGAAGTCCTCGACGCAGCGAAATTTATGGTTGCGAGACAACTCTCGAGAGAACCTTTGTTACGAAAAGTGCTTCGCGAAACGTATTTTGAGCGCGCAAAACTGTCCGTGACCCCCACAAAGAAGGGAATGAAGGAAATTGACGAAAATCACAATTGTTACACGATGAAATATTTGCTGAACAAACCGGTACGCGAACTCACAGGCGACCAATTCCTAAAATTGCACATTGCTGAAAACGATAAATTGCTCACGATGACGATCCATGAAAGAATTGACACCAGCAACTCCCAAAGTTTCCTCGAAGAAGCAAAATCTCTCTACAGTCGTGATGAATTCGCCAAAAGTGTGCAAGATTGGAACGCATTACGAGCGGAATGTGTCGAATTGGCTCTCACAAAGATGGTTTTACCGGATTTACGGAAGGAGCTTCATGCGATTTTACTCAACGAAGCAAAGGAATTTGTACTGAAAGCGTGTTGCAAAAAACTGTACAACTGGATAAAAATTGCCCCGTATTCCGTTAATTTTCAAGACGAAGACGAATATGATTGGGATACATCGAAAGGAGTTCGTGTCATGGGTGTCGCTTATGTACCGGATTACTCCCAAGCCGCTTTTTGTGCGATTTCGGCGCCAGATGGAGATATCACGGATTATTTAAGGGTTCCGCATatcttaaaacgaaaaaatgctCATCGCGAGGACGAACGAGAGCTAAAACAAAATGACTTGGATTCCCTCACAGACTTCATCCGCAGCAAAAAACCTCATGTAATCGTGGTTGGAGGCGAATCACGCGAAGCAATCATGATTCAACAAGATCTGAGGGAATGCGTGAAGAAATTAACTGAAGACGAGCAGTTCCCGGAGATAAATGTAGAAATCGTGGACAACGAGTTGGCCAAAATTTACGCTAATTCGAACAAAGGCACGTCAGATTTTCGCGAATATCCGCCCCTACTACGTCAAGCCGTGTCGTTGGCTCGAAAATTGCAAGATCCGCTCGTCGAATATTCCCAACTTTGCACCTCGGATGAGGAAATTCTCTGTTTGCGGTATCACACGTTGCAGGAACAGCTCAATAAGGAAGaacttttggaaaatttgtatttggaATTCATAAATCGCACGAACGAGATCGGGGTTGACGTTAATTTGGCAGTTCAGAACCCtttaacgcaaaatttggtGCAATTTATTTGCGGTTTGGGTCCGCGAAAGGGACAGGCGTTGATAAAAGTGCTCAAACAGACGAATCAGCGGTTGGAAAATCGAACGCAGCTGGTCACGGCGTGTCATATGGGCCCAAAAGTGTTCATTAATTGTTCGGGTTTCATCAAAATCGACACAAATTCACTCGGGGACAGTACCGAGGCTTATGTTGAAGTGCTGGATGGGTCTCGAGTACACCCGGAAACGTATGAATGGGCAAGAAAAATGGCTGTGGATGCGTTGGAGTATGATGATGAAGATGCAAATCCTGCTGGAGCGCTCGAGGAAATCCTCGAAGCACCCGAGAGGTTGAAAGATTTGGATTTGGATGCGTTTGCTGAGGAACTCGAGCGTCAAGGCTTCGGAAATAAGAGCATTACGCTCTATGACATTCGTGCGGAACTCAATTCGCGCTATAAGGACCTTCGTGTGCCGTACCAACCACTAAATTCGGAGGAGATTTTCGATGTTTTGACAAAAGAAACGCCCGAAACGTTCTACGTCGGCAAACTTGTGCTTGTCACTGTATGCGGAATAAGTCATAAAAAGCCCCAAGCAGATCAATTCGAGAATGTAACGCCGGTAAGGAATGAAGAAACGGGATTGTGGCAATGTCCGTTCTGCCTGAAAAATGATTTCCACGAACTTTCGGAGGTTTGGCATCATTTCGACTCCGGAGATTGTGCGGGACAAGCGACAGGCGTCAAGGTACGACTCGATAACGGCTTGAACGGATACAttcacatcaaaaatttgtccgATTCGCATGTCAAAAACCCCGAGGAACGGGTCAAAATGGGTCAAGCCATTCATGTGCGCATCATAAAAATCGACGTGGAGCGTTTTAGTGTCGATTGCACGTCAAAAAGTTCCGATTTGGCCGATCGCAATAATGAATGGCGCCCGAGGAAGGATCAGTATTACGATCAGGCAGCCGAAGATCGTGACCTGAAGCGCGAAGAAGACtcgaaaaagcaaaaagatCGTCAAATGTATGTGAAACGAGTGATTGCCCATTCAGCTTTTATGAACAAATCGTACGCGGAAGCACTTAAAATTATGGCAACCAAGGAGCAGGGCGAAGTAATTATTCGTCCGTCGAGTAAGGGATCGGATCATTTGACCGTTACGTGGAAAGTAGCAGATGACGTTTATCAACATATCGATGTTCGTGAGGAAGGCAAGGAGAATGCATTTAGCTTGGGACGCTCTTTGTGGATCGGAAGTGAGGAATTTGAGGATTTGGATGAAATTATCGCGCGACATATTAATCCGATGGCGGGTTATGCGCGTGATTTGTTGTCGTACAAGTATTATTTGGACACGCAAGGCGGCATGAAAGACAAGGCGGAGGAAGCGTTGCGCGaggaaaagcgaaaaaatccCAACAAaatccattattttattagtgtATCGAAAAATTACCCCGGAAAATTCCTTTTGTCGTATCTGCCGAGGACAAGGACACGACATGAATATATTACGGTGACGCCCGATGGATTCAGGTATCgacaacaaatatttgattcGATTAATACGTTGCTGAAATGGTTCAAAGAGCATTATAAGGATCCCCTGCCGGCAGCAACGCCGCATACAAATACGCCACGAGGCGGTTCGACGTCGCTCAGCTTGCGATCGCCTTATACTGTGGGCAATAGTTCCATCAATAGTgagttttttctattttttttttaaattaatttaaatttttaaataaataattaaaatttttaaataatcaatttaaatttttaaatattcaatttaaatttttaaataattaattagaatttttaaataatcaatttaaatttttaaataattaatttaaattttttaattaatttaaatttttaaatttaaatttttaaataattaatttaaatttctaaataa is part of the Culicoides brevitarsis isolate CSIRO-B50_1 chromosome 3, AGI_CSIRO_Cbre_v1, whole genome shotgun sequence genome and harbors:
- the LOC134833162 gene encoding transcription elongation factor SPT6-like yields the protein MDFLDSEAEESDQSEEEDLEPQERKKLKKMKQMVDSSEEEDEDDGEEVKDLIDDNPIEEEDSGEDSDEGPSKRKKSDDEDELDDRLEDEDYDLIEENLGVKVQRKRFKRLRKIQDEESDQEEADESLNREVIADQLFQGSDDEEERQSERSHRPVENLENLDDSGEEESDADDFIVDDDGVPLTEKKKKKKRPMFTDASLQEGQDIFGVDFDFEEFEKYDDEEEYEDESEPDEYEEDGEEREKRPKKAARKRINKKSIFDIYEPSELKRGHFTDLDNEIRKTDIPERMQLREVPITAVPEGSNELDEEADWIYKQAFCKPPISQQAEKRQQNNDSWDTNQQTKKPLSTIPKIKQALDFMRNQQLEVPFIAFYRKEYVQPELNITDLWKVYKWDARWCQLFTRKRRLVELFKKMQEYQTDKLMANPDAPIPDDVLVIKDDDIDNVYCAQTPEELKDIHNHFLLYHAHEIPNMREAWRRKEKERKKLEKIAARRKELENLEEGAEPPPPIQSDDEGIADTEDLDQLKIKMDSGPYSMCRKAGLASLAKKFGLRPEHYAENLRDSYQRHEVDQEQLDPTEVAKQYISPKFGTVEEVLDAAKFMVARQLSREPLLRKVLRETYFERAKLSVTPTKKGMKEIDENHNCYTMKYLLNKPVRELTGDQFLKLHIAENDKLLTMTIHERIDTSNSQSFLEEAKSLYSRDEFAKSVQDWNALRAECVELALTKMVLPDLRKELHAILLNEAKEFVLKACCKKLYNWIKIAPYSVNFQDEDEYDWDTSKGVRVMGVAYVPDYSQAAFCAISAPDGDITDYLRVPHILKRKNAHREDERELKQNDLDSLTDFIRSKKPHVIVVGGESREAIMIQQDLRECVKKLTEDEQFPEINVEIVDNELAKIYANSNKGTSDFREYPPLLRQAVSLARKLQDPLVEYSQLCTSDEEILCLRYHTLQEQLNKEELLENLYLEFINRTNEIGVDVNLAVQNPLTQNLVQFICGLGPRKGQALIKVLKQTNQRLENRTQLVTACHMGPKVFINCSGFIKIDTNSLGDSTEAYVEVLDGSRVHPETYEWARKMAVDALEYDDEDANPAGALEEILEAPERLKDLDLDAFAEELERQGFGNKSITLYDIRAELNSRYKDLRVPYQPLNSEEIFDVLTKETPETFYVGKLVLVTVCGISHKKPQADQFENVTPVRNEETGLWQCPFCLKNDFHELSEVWHHFDSGDCAGQATGVKVRLDNGLNGYIHIKNLSDSHVKNPEERVKMGQAIHVRIIKIDVERFSVDCTSKSSDLADRNNEWRPRKDQYYDQAAEDRDLKREEDSKKQKDRQMYVKRVIAHSAFMNKSYAEALKIMATKEQGEVIIRPSSKGSDHLTVTWKVADDVYQHIDVREEGKENAFSLGRSLWIGSEEFEDLDEIIARHINPMAGYARDLLSYKYYLDTQGGMKDKAEEALREEKRKNPNKIHYFISVSKNYPGKFLLSYLPRTRTRHEYITVTPDGFRYRQQIFDSINTLLKWFKEHYKDPLPAATPHTNTPRGGSTSLSLRSPYTVGNSSINNDAIRKVAQNMPSSMLHSLSQVTNTTPQNQYTPGTHGGQSSYTINTPYTPSGQTPYINMTPYATPHASQTPRYGQTTPSLGQKSPFLHPGLPLSAQRVGASPYQQSPSSHSRGYAQAAENSSWERASEAWGAGSRSQMGGQRSFGAPQKEYDGRGYNNAPRGGGMSRPGSGNRYDNRPTGYGAHAAAGGPKDRYDSGFRRNDRGGGGNRGGSRFDRNDRGNRPSRFSNNSRNDYNPPATSQQSNRDDDDNWDNEVPAPSRANSGSTPRNDYQSSSKSRNDADENWDDDLTPAKSPAVHSVSTPKTNTSPKSMTMSGDQTPLWDED